A window from Jannaschia sp. S6380 encodes these proteins:
- a CDS encoding ABC transporter permease, whose product MIALERRPTPSRHWAAASPLLAVALTMVAGGLMFAALGKDPFEAIRTIFWDPILGEFAWYFRGQLLVKAAPLILIAVGLALGFRAGIWNIGAEGQYIVGAIAGAAAGLAFYPSETWLIFPLMVVCGALGGFLWAMIPAVLRVTLGTNEILVSLMLVYVAENLLASAAVGWLRNPDAVGFPGSRNLSQWAASANPELIAGTGMHWGVVAAVIAVIFAHVLLTRHLMGFQIRLTGAAPRAARFAGVAPARLVIFCLGLSGALAGLAGLFEVTGPAGQISIDFASGYGFTAIIVAFLGRLNPLGIVAAGLLMALTYVGGEAASANLGLPIAAISAFQGMLLFFLLAVDVLTNFRVRIGRRGMA is encoded by the coding sequence ATGATCGCGCTGGAGCGCCGCCCGACGCCGTCCCGCCATTGGGCCGCCGCATCGCCGCTGCTGGCCGTGGCGTTGACCATGGTGGCGGGCGGTCTGATGTTCGCGGCACTGGGCAAGGACCCGTTCGAGGCGATCCGCACGATCTTCTGGGATCCGATCCTGGGCGAGTTCGCGTGGTATTTCCGCGGCCAGCTTCTGGTGAAGGCCGCGCCGCTGATCCTGATCGCGGTGGGGCTGGCGCTGGGCTTCCGGGCCGGCATCTGGAACATCGGGGCCGAGGGGCAGTACATCGTCGGCGCCATCGCGGGGGCGGCGGCGGGGCTGGCGTTCTATCCGTCGGAAACGTGGCTGATCTTTCCGCTGATGGTGGTCTGCGGCGCGCTGGGCGGGTTCCTCTGGGCGATGATCCCGGCGGTGCTGCGGGTGACGCTGGGCACGAACGAGATCCTGGTGTCGCTGATGCTGGTCTACGTGGCCGAGAACCTGCTGGCCTCGGCCGCCGTGGGCTGGCTGCGCAATCCCGACGCCGTGGGCTTTCCCGGATCGCGCAACCTGTCGCAATGGGCGGCATCCGCGAATCCTGAACTGATCGCGGGCACGGGCATGCACTGGGGGGTGGTCGCCGCCGTGATCGCGGTGATCTTCGCGCATGTCCTGCTGACGCGGCACCTGATGGGCTTCCAGATCCGCCTGACCGGCGCGGCCCCCCGCGCGGCGCGCTTCGCGGGCGTCGCGCCCGCGCGGCTGGTGATCTTCTGCCTTGGCCTGTCGGGCGCGCTCGCGGGCCTTGCGGGCCTCTTCGAGGTGACCGGTCCGGCCGGCCAGATCAGCATCGACTTCGCCAGCGGATACGGCTTTACGGCGATCATCGTGGCCTTCCTCGGACGGCTCAATCCGCTCGGCATCGTCGCCGCCGGCCTCCTGATGGCGCTGACCTATGTCGGCGGCGAGGCGGCGTCGGCCAATCTGGGCCTGCCCATCGCCGCGATCAGCGCGTTCCAGGGGATGCTCTTGTTTTTCCTGCTGGCGGTGGACGTGCTGACGAACTTCCGCGTGCGGATCGGGCGAAGGGGGATGGCATGA
- a CDS encoding ABC transporter permease yields the protein MDLSAISPTLLIASLMVAATPILLAALGEMVVEKSGVLNLGVEGMMIMGAVFGFIAAVETGSPWFGFLMAALGGALMALLFGFLTQILLSNQVATGLALTLFGLGLSALLGQGYVGIKANSLGRVDMGWLSDLPFVGRVLFGHDPIVYLSLALVAAVWAFLRYTRAGLILRAVGESHDAAHALGYHVRRVRMAAIAFGGACAGLGGAYLSLVRVPQWTEGMTAGAGWIALAIVVFASWRAGRVLIGAYLFGGITVLQLNLQTAGARVPVELLSAAPYLVTILVLVLISIRAGRGGDAPADLAKPFHAST from the coding sequence ATGGACCTGTCCGCCATCTCCCCCACCCTCCTCATCGCGTCGCTGATGGTGGCCGCGACACCGATCCTGCTGGCCGCGCTGGGCGAGATGGTGGTCGAGAAATCGGGCGTCCTGAACCTGGGCGTCGAGGGGATGATGATCATGGGCGCCGTCTTCGGCTTCATCGCGGCGGTCGAGACCGGGTCGCCCTGGTTCGGCTTCCTGATGGCGGCCCTGGGCGGCGCGCTGATGGCGCTCCTGTTCGGGTTCCTGACGCAGATACTGCTGTCGAACCAGGTGGCGACGGGGCTGGCGCTGACGCTGTTCGGGCTGGGGCTCTCGGCGCTGCTGGGACAGGGTTATGTGGGGATCAAGGCCAACAGCCTCGGCCGGGTCGACATGGGATGGCTGTCGGACCTGCCCTTCGTCGGTCGCGTGCTCTTCGGGCACGATCCCATCGTCTATCTGTCGCTCGCCCTGGTCGCGGCGGTCTGGGCCTTCCTGCGCTACACTCGCGCGGGTCTGATCCTGCGCGCGGTGGGTGAGAGCCACGACGCCGCCCACGCGCTGGGCTACCACGTGCGGCGGGTGCGGATGGCGGCGATCGCCTTCGGCGGCGCCTGCGCGGGGCTGGGCGGTGCCTATCTTTCGCTCGTGCGCGTGCCGCAATGGACCGAGGGGATGACCGCCGGCGCCGGATGGATCGCGCTCGCCATCGTCGTCTTCGCATCCTGGCGGGCGGGGCGCGTTCTGATCGGTGCCTATCTTTTCGGCGGCATTACCGTGTTGCAGCTCAACCTGCAGACGGCCGGCGCACGGGTTCCGGTGGAGCTTCTGTCGGCGGCGCCCTACCTTGTCACGATCCTCGTGCTCGTGCTCATATCCATCCGCGCCGGACGCGGCGGCGACGCGCCCGCCGATCTGGCCAAACCGTTCCACGCCTCCACCTGA
- a CDS encoding BMP family ABC transporter substrate-binding protein encodes MKFTTLLAGVLSLGLAVPVAADGHDPVKVGFIYVGPIGDGGWTYQHDQGRLAVEEHFGDKVETVFQESVPEGADAERAITQMALGGADIIFTTSFGYMDPTNAVAAKFPDVKFEHATGFKREHPNVSTYDARFYEGRAVLGTIAGHLTETNKIGYIASFPIPEVIQGINSTYLHASKVNPDVEMVVTWAYTWFDPAKEADAARAMIDQGVDIILQHTDSTAPQAAAQEANENGGRVFTFGQASDMAQFKPTPRVASIIDEWSPYYIDRVQAVIDGTWEQQASWGGMAEGEVVIGEITDAVPAEVKAEAEQMIADIKSGDYHPFTGPISKQDGSAWLEEGEVAEDGELLGMDFYVEGIEGEIPN; translated from the coding sequence ATGAAATTCACCACATTGCTGGCCGGCGTCCTGTCGCTCGGCCTGGCCGTTCCGGTCGCCGCCGACGGGCATGACCCCGTCAAGGTCGGCTTCATCTATGTCGGCCCGATCGGCGATGGCGGCTGGACCTATCAGCACGATCAGGGTCGCCTCGCCGTCGAGGAGCATTTCGGCGACAAGGTCGAGACCGTGTTCCAGGAATCGGTCCCCGAGGGCGCCGATGCCGAGCGCGCGATCACCCAGATGGCACTGGGCGGGGCGGACATCATCTTCACGACGTCCTTCGGCTACATGGATCCGACCAACGCCGTCGCGGCCAAGTTCCCGGACGTGAAGTTCGAGCACGCCACCGGCTTCAAGCGCGAACATCCCAACGTGTCGACCTATGACGCCCGCTTCTACGAAGGCCGTGCCGTGCTGGGTACGATTGCCGGGCACCTGACGGAGACGAACAAGATCGGCTATATCGCGTCCTTCCCGATCCCCGAAGTGATCCAGGGCATCAACTCGACCTATCTGCATGCCAGCAAGGTGAACCCGGATGTCGAGATGGTCGTGACCTGGGCCTATACCTGGTTCGACCCCGCCAAGGAGGCCGATGCCGCGCGCGCGATGATCGACCAGGGCGTCGACATCATCCTGCAGCACACCGATTCCACCGCGCCGCAGGCTGCCGCGCAGGAGGCGAACGAGAATGGTGGACGGGTCTTCACCTTCGGCCAGGCCTCGGACATGGCGCAGTTCAAGCCGACCCCGCGGGTCGCGTCGATCATCGATGAATGGTCGCCCTACTACATCGACCGGGTGCAGGCGGTGATCGACGGCACCTGGGAACAGCAGGCGTCTTGGGGCGGCATGGCCGAGGGCGAGGTCGTCATCGGCGAGATCACCGACGCGGTGCCCGCCGAAGTGAAGGCCGAGGCCGAGCAGATGATCGCCGACATCAAGTCGGGCGACTACCATCCGTTCACCGGCCCCATTAGCAAGCAGGACGGCTCCGCCTGGCTGGAGGAGGGCGAGGTCGCCGAGGATGGCGAACTGCTCGGCATGGACTTCTACGTCGAGGGGATCGAGGGTGAGATCCCGAACTGA
- a CDS encoding nucleotidyltransferase domain-containing protein has product MEATDVIDIIAAVLADKPVIRALFLGGSHGNGRADAYSDIDFVLVSANGATDEIASLWRDAVGRTGEIVLWRDRTVRPVLINAITEDWTRIDLIVQEPGRMGAHVRSDLAPVFDHDGIHADLPESALPQRTPPARLRYQFEEFIRILGLLHLVMGREEYINGVTGLFHLRALLVDLLIEETAAPDRGGALHLNRLLSAEQKSLVTGLPPLRPEREAIVAAHLAYARAYLPRARRLAAERGIDWPERFEVATWAMLGEAIGIERPYA; this is encoded by the coding sequence ATGGAAGCCACGGACGTCATCGACATCATCGCCGCGGTCCTCGCCGACAAGCCCGTCATCCGCGCGCTCTTTCTCGGCGGCAGTCACGGCAACGGGCGGGCGGATGCCTATAGCGACATCGATTTCGTCCTCGTCTCGGCGAACGGGGCAACGGACGAGATCGCGTCGCTTTGGCGCGATGCGGTCGGGCGGACGGGCGAGATCGTCCTCTGGCGCGACCGGACGGTCCGGCCCGTCCTCATCAACGCGATCACGGAGGACTGGACACGCATCGATCTGATCGTGCAGGAGCCCGGTCGGATGGGCGCGCATGTCCGGTCCGACCTCGCGCCGGTCTTCGACCATGACGGCATCCATGCCGACCTGCCCGAAAGCGCGTTGCCGCAGCGGACCCCGCCCGCGCGGCTGCGGTACCAGTTCGAGGAGTTCATCCGCATCCTTGGCCTTCTCCACCTCGTCATGGGCCGCGAGGAGTACATCAACGGCGTCACCGGCCTGTTTCACCTGCGCGCCCTGCTCGTCGACCTCCTGATCGAGGAGACGGCCGCGCCCGATCGCGGCGGGGCCCTGCATCTGAACCGCCTGCTGAGCGCGGAACAGAAATCCCTGGTGACGGGTCTGCCCCCGCTGCGTCCCGAACGCGAAGCGATCGTCGCGGCCCACCTCGCCTATGCCCGCGCCTACCTGCCCCGGGCGCGGCGCCTCGCCGCCGAACGAGGCATCGACTGGCCCGAACGCTTCGAAGTCGCGACCTGGGCCATGCTTGGGGAGGCCATCGGCATCGAACGCCCCTATGCCTGA
- a CDS encoding aldo/keto reductase — MTHLTAPDGTPISALCFGCMQFGGTADEAASRAMYDACRAAGVTFFDTAHVYTDGASETLLGRFAAGERDSLVIATKAAYAGGAGRRNILTSLDDSRRRLGTDVIDVFYLHRWDAETPLEESIETLAELHRTGAIRHIAVSNFAAWQVVKAQAVAAGMGVRIDMIQPMYNLVKRQAEVEILPMAASEGIAVAPYSPLGGGLLSGKYAAGGTGRLSTDARYAARYGPDWMHRAAAGLADLAGEMGHHPATLAVAWVAAHPDVTAPIVSARHADQLAPSLAAATLPMDDELRARLSALSLDPPPATDRLEEA; from the coding sequence ATGACCCATCTCACCGCCCCCGACGGCACCCCGATCTCCGCGCTCTGCTTCGGCTGCATGCAGTTCGGCGGCACCGCCGACGAGGCCGCCAGTCGCGCCATGTACGACGCCTGCCGTGCGGCGGGGGTGACCTTTTTCGACACCGCTCACGTCTATACCGACGGCGCCTCCGAGACGCTTTTGGGCCGGTTTGCCGCGGGCGAGCGCGACAGCCTCGTGATCGCCACCAAGGCCGCCTATGCCGGCGGCGCGGGTCGCCGCAACATATTAACGAGCCTCGATGACAGCCGGCGCAGGTTGGGCACCGACGTGATCGACGTCTTCTACCTGCACAGATGGGACGCCGAGACCCCGCTGGAGGAGAGTATCGAAACCCTGGCCGAGCTGCATCGCACAGGCGCGATCCGCCATATCGCCGTCAGCAACTTCGCCGCCTGGCAGGTCGTGAAGGCGCAGGCGGTCGCCGCCGGCATGGGGGTGCGCATCGACATGATCCAGCCGATGTACAACCTCGTGAAGCGCCAGGCCGAGGTCGAGATCCTGCCGATGGCCGCATCCGAAGGGATCGCGGTCGCCCCCTATTCGCCGCTGGGCGGCGGGCTTTTGTCGGGGAAATACGCCGCCGGTGGCACCGGCCGCCTCTCCACCGACGCGCGCTATGCCGCGCGCTACGGCCCCGACTGGATGCACCGCGCCGCCGCGGGCCTGGCCGACCTCGCCGGCGAGATGGGCCATCACCCGGCCACGCTGGCGGTGGCCTGGGTGGCCGCGCACCCGGACGTCACAGCGCCCATCGTCAGCGCCCGCCACGCCGACCAGCTCGCCCCCTCGCTCGCCGCCGCCACGTTGCCGATGGACGACGAGTTGCGCGCCCGCCTGTCCGCGCTCTCGCTCGATCCGCCGCCCGCCACCGACCGGCTGGAGGAGGCCTGA
- a CDS encoding FAD-dependent oxidoreductase — translation MDRDFLIVGGGIAGIAAGAALAALGSVELWEAEDAFAYHASGRSAALFDQSYGLAPVVALNRASRPAHEAGGWMSPRGLLLIGLAGEDAIFERDLAAMGLDELSANTARSMVPILAPTVARVALEREAFDLDTDAMIQAGLRAIREGGAARTSRRVDAISHIPGGWSVRAGSAEVTARHIVDAAGPWADAVAELAGIPPLGLTPMRRSIARLRAPGGHDVSAWPMMLGAGESWYAKPDAGALIVSPAEEAPTDPTDAFADDMTLAEGLERYQQAVTEPVTRPISTWAGLRTFTPDRCLAIGRGAVEGFWWCAGQGGYGFQTAPAASALLADLVARRAPMLDPATVAALDPGRFG, via the coding sequence GTGGATCGGGACTTTCTCATCGTCGGTGGCGGAATCGCCGGAATCGCGGCCGGGGCGGCGCTTGCCGCGCTGGGATCGGTGGAGCTGTGGGAGGCGGAGGACGCCTTCGCCTACCACGCGTCGGGCCGGTCGGCCGCGCTTTTCGACCAGAGCTATGGCCTGGCGCCGGTTGTGGCCCTGAACCGTGCCTCGCGCCCGGCGCACGAGGCCGGGGGGTGGATGTCCCCGCGCGGGCTGTTGTTGATCGGCCTAGCCGGCGAGGACGCGATCTTCGAGCGTGACCTGGCCGCGATGGGGCTGGACGAACTCTCGGCCAACACGGCCCGGTCGATGGTGCCCATCCTCGCCCCGACGGTCGCCCGCGTCGCGCTGGAGCGGGAGGCGTTCGACCTGGACACCGACGCGATGATCCAGGCCGGGCTGCGTGCGATCCGCGAGGGCGGTGCCGCGCGGACGTCGCGGCGCGTCGACGCCATTTCGCACATCCCCGGCGGCTGGTCGGTGCGCGCCGGGTCCGCGGAGGTGACCGCCCGCCATATCGTCGATGCCGCGGGTCCCTGGGCAGATGCGGTGGCCGAACTGGCCGGCATCCCGCCGCTGGGCCTGACGCCGATGCGACGATCGATCGCGCGATTGCGCGCGCCCGGCGGACACGACGTCTCGGCCTGGCCGATGATGCTGGGCGCGGGTGAAAGCTGGTACGCCAAGCCCGATGCCGGCGCGCTCATCGTCTCTCCGGCCGAGGAGGCACCGACCGACCCGACGGATGCCTTCGCCGACGACATGACACTGGCCGAGGGGCTGGAGCGGTATCAGCAGGCGGTGACCGAGCCGGTGACGCGCCCGATCTCGACCTGGGCCGGCTTGCGGACCTTCACGCCCGACCGCTGCCTGGCGATCGGCCGTGGCGCGGTCGAAGGGTTCTGGTGGTGCGCGGGGCAGGGGGGCTACGGGTTCCAGACCGCCCCGGCCGCGTCGGCCCTGCTGGCGGACCTGGTCGCGCGCCGCGCGCCGATGCTCGACCCGGCGACGGTGGCCGCGCTCGACCCCGGACGTTTCGGTTGA
- a CDS encoding DUF938 domain-containing protein: protein MIRRVITTGTRVEADGDGRLIAAPAARNLGPILDVLLPRLPRRGDVLELASGTGQHIAALAAHRPDLSFHPTDPDPTRRASIDAHCRGLPNVMPAGDIDAGQAGWAVEAGADAVLVVNLLHLISDGELAILLDEAHRAMSPGGLLAIYGPFRRDGILSSPGDRAFDADLRAQDEAIGLKDAAMIETVLTVLGCAVEMVEMPANNLMILAQKDAGSAL from the coding sequence TTGATCCGTCGCGTCATCACGACCGGCACCCGGGTCGAGGCGGATGGCGACGGCCGCCTGATCGCCGCCCCGGCCGCGCGCAATCTCGGGCCGATCCTGGACGTCCTGCTGCCGCGCCTGCCCCGCCGGGGCGACGTGCTGGAACTGGCCTCGGGCACCGGCCAGCATATTGCCGCCCTGGCCGCGCACCGGCCCGACCTGTCGTTCCATCCCACCGATCCCGACCCGACGCGGCGCGCCTCGATCGACGCGCATTGCCGGGGGCTGCCCAACGTGATGCCGGCGGGCGACATCGATGCCGGGCAGGCCGGATGGGCGGTGGAGGCCGGGGCCGATGCGGTCCTCGTCGTCAACCTGCTGCATCTGATCTCGGACGGGGAATTGGCGATCCTGCTGGACGAGGCGCATCGCGCCATGTCGCCGGGCGGCCTCTTGGCGATCTACGGGCCCTTCCGGCGGGACGGCATCCTGTCCAGCCCCGGCGACCGGGCCTTCGATGCGGATCTGCGGGCGCAGGACGAGGCCATCGGGCTGAAGGACGCGGCCATGATCGAGACGGTGCTGACGGTGCTCGGCTGCGCGGTCGAGATGGTCGAGATGCCGGCCAACAACCTGATGATCCTGGCGCAGAAGGACGCCGGGTCGGCGCTCTAG
- the hisG gene encoding ATP phosphoribosyltransferase, with product MIRLGVPSKGRLMEKTFDWFGRHGLTLRRTGNDREYAGEVEGADIALVLLSAGEIPRELAAGRIHLGVTGSDLVREKLVRWDTLVEPLARMGFGHADLVLAVPKVWIDVDTLDDLDAAAAQFRAIHGHRLRIATKYHRLVRDFLRDHGVADYALVDSQGATEGTVVNETAEAIADITSTGETLRANHLKTLQDGLIHASQATLFRSLAADWDDAARAELAGLSAKLG from the coding sequence ATGATCCGCCTGGGCGTGCCGTCGAAGGGGCGGCTTATGGAAAAGACCTTCGACTGGTTCGGCCGCCACGGCCTGACCCTGCGACGGACGGGCAACGACCGCGAGTACGCGGGCGAGGTGGAGGGCGCGGACATCGCGCTCGTCCTGCTGTCGGCCGGAGAGATCCCGCGCGAACTGGCGGCGGGGCGCATCCATCTGGGCGTGACCGGCAGCGATCTGGTCCGCGAGAAGCTTGTTCGCTGGGATACGCTGGTGGAGCCCTTGGCGCGCATGGGCTTCGGTCATGCCGATCTGGTGCTGGCCGTGCCCAAGGTCTGGATCGACGTCGACACGCTGGACGACCTGGACGCAGCAGCGGCGCAGTTCCGTGCGATCCACGGCCACCGCCTGCGCATCGCCACGAAGTATCACCGCCTGGTCCGCGACTTCCTGCGCGATCACGGGGTCGCCGACTACGCGCTTGTCGACAGCCAGGGCGCGACCGAGGGAACGGTCGTCAACGAGACCGCCGAGGCCATTGCCGACATCACTTCGACCGGCGAGACGTTGCGGGCCAATCACCTCAAGACCCTGCAGGACGGGCTGATCCATGCCAGCCAGGCGACGCTGTTCCGCTCGCTCGCCGCGGACTGGGACGATGCGGCGCGGGCCGAACTGGCCGGGCTGTCGGCCAAGCTGGGCTAG
- a CDS encoding ATP phosphoribosyltransferase regulatory subunit — MITPADRQRAADLLEAFRAAGATLVQPEILQPAGTLLDLYGEDIRARAFTTNDPMAGEVMLRPDFTVPVVQAHMANGAASARYCYAGEVFRRQEGDPDRPREYLQVGYELFGGEDPAAADAEVFDLISRALAPWSPVAATGDLGILIAAVEGLTTSERRRAALRRHIWRPVRFRRLMDRFGGTATPLGTRTALLSAMEGRTPEDLMAAAGTAVGKRGEGEIAARMQGLRADAEEPPIDQTEAEVIETLLDLDCPMSAAIGPLRDMGVDLPNLTAAADRLEARAEALARRGHDPDTMPFAPARGRTAMEYYDGFVFTLSVPGRADIAPLATGGRYDALTGVLGAGRGVPAVGGVIRPGLLGDIG; from the coding sequence ATGATCACGCCGGCCGACAGGCAGCGCGCGGCCGATCTGCTGGAGGCGTTCCGCGCCGCGGGTGCCACGCTCGTCCAGCCGGAGATCCTGCAGCCCGCCGGCACGCTTCTCGACCTCTACGGCGAGGATATCCGCGCGCGCGCCTTCACCACCAACGACCCGATGGCCGGCGAGGTGATGCTGCGACCCGATTTCACCGTGCCCGTCGTTCAGGCGCATATGGCCAATGGTGCCGCGTCGGCCCGCTACTGCTACGCGGGCGAGGTGTTCCGCCGGCAGGAGGGCGACCCGGACCGGCCGCGCGAATACCTGCAGGTCGGATACGAGCTGTTCGGCGGCGAGGACCCCGCCGCCGCCGATGCCGAGGTGTTCGACCTGATCTCGCGCGCCTTGGCGCCCTGGTCCCCGGTGGCGGCGACGGGTGACCTGGGCATCCTGATCGCCGCGGTCGAGGGGCTGACGACCTCCGAGCGCCGGCGCGCTGCCTTGCGCCGCCATATCTGGCGTCCGGTGCGGTTCCGGCGGCTGATGGACAGGTTCGGCGGCACCGCCACCCCACTGGGCACGCGCACCGCGTTGCTATCGGCGATGGAAGGGCGCACGCCGGAGGACCTGATGGCTGCGGCCGGCACCGCCGTCGGAAAGCGCGGCGAAGGCGAGATCGCCGCGCGGATGCAGGGCCTGCGCGCCGATGCCGAGGAGCCGCCGATCGACCAGACCGAGGCCGAGGTGATCGAAACCCTGCTCGACCTCGACTGTCCGATGTCGGCGGCGATCGGACCGCTACGCGACATGGGCGTCGACTTGCCGAACCTGACGGCGGCCGCCGACCGGCTGGAAGCGCGGGCCGAGGCCCTGGCGCGGCGCGGACACGACCCCGACACCATGCCTTTCGCCCCGGCCCGCGGTCGGACGGCGATGGAATATTACGACGGTTTCGTCTTTACCCTCTCGGTGCCGGGCCGCGCGGACATCGCGCCGCTTGCGACGGGGGGCCGCTACGACGCGCTGACCGGCGTGCTGGGGGCAGGACGGGGCGTGCCTGCCGTGGGCGGGGTGATCCGTCCCGGTCTGCTGGGGGACATCGGATGA
- a CDS encoding HisS family protein yields MARKDKPRRPQAQTPKGFRDYFGAEVTERKAMLDAIAEVYHRYGFDALESSAVETVEALGKFLPDVDRPNEGVFAWDEGEPGKPDWLALRYDLTAPLARVYAQHRNDLPAPYRRYAMGPVWRNEKPGPGRFRQFYQCDADTVGTASVAADAEICAMLCDTLEAVGIARGEYVVRVNNRKVLNGVMEVAGILDPSDPEKFAKERGIVLRAIDKLDRLGVEGVRALLGEGRRDESGDITEGAGLSAAQTDKIISFVLASESVHQELHERAEEIEPFSQRGAQTLIAASMSGSDPFIRSGNFLSAARGPYNRAIIAFLGELVESSSEGKVGVQELRDIAALLEAQGYGPDRIVIDPSVVRGLGYYTGPVFEAELTFEIPDEKGRPQRFGSVAGGGRYDDLVTRFTGQSVPATGVSIGVDRLLAALRAKGRLGDTATGPVIVTVMDRDRMSDYQTICADLRRAGIRAEVYLGNPRNFGNQLKYADRRGSPAAVIQGSDEAARGVVQVKDLILGAKLAQDATVEEWKENPSQTEVRIEDLPAFLRNLIG; encoded by the coding sequence ATGGCCAGGAAAGACAAGCCGCGGCGCCCCCAGGCGCAGACGCCCAAGGGCTTCCGCGACTATTTCGGGGCCGAGGTCACCGAACGCAAGGCGATGCTGGATGCGATTGCCGAGGTCTATCACCGGTACGGCTTCGACGCGCTCGAAAGTTCCGCCGTCGAAACGGTCGAAGCCCTGGGCAAGTTCCTGCCCGACGTGGACCGCCCGAACGAGGGCGTCTTCGCCTGGGACGAGGGCGAGCCGGGCAAGCCCGACTGGCTGGCGCTGCGCTACGACCTGACCGCGCCGCTGGCCCGCGTCTACGCCCAGCATCGCAACGATTTGCCGGCCCCCTATCGCCGCTATGCCATGGGCCCCGTCTGGCGCAACGAAAAGCCGGGTCCGGGACGGTTCCGGCAGTTCTATCAATGCGACGCGGACACGGTGGGGACGGCCAGCGTGGCGGCGGATGCGGAGATCTGCGCGATGCTCTGCGACACACTGGAGGCCGTGGGGATCGCGCGCGGCGAATATGTGGTGCGGGTGAACAACCGCAAGGTGCTGAACGGGGTGATGGAGGTCGCGGGCATCCTCGACCCGTCGGACCCGGAGAAGTTCGCGAAGGAGCGCGGGATCGTGCTGCGGGCAATCGACAAGCTGGATCGGTTGGGGGTCGAGGGGGTCCGGGCGCTGCTGGGTGAGGGGCGCCGGGATGAGAGTGGGGACATTACGGAGGGGGCGGGGCTCTCGGCGGCGCAGACAGACAAGATCATCTCTTTCGTGCTGGCAAGCGAGAGCGTCCACCAAGAACTGCATGAACGAGCGGAAGAGATTGAGCCGTTTTCGCAGAGAGGTGCGCAAACGCTCATTGCGGCGAGTATGAGTGGCTCCGACCCGTTCATCAGGAGTGGTAATTTCCTGAGTGCCGCTCGGGGTCCCTACAACAGGGCAATTATCGCATTTTTGGGCGAACTTGTAGAAAGTTCCAGTGAGGGGAAGGTCGGTGTGCAGGAACTCCGTGATATCGCCGCCCTCCTCGAAGCCCAGGGCTACGGCCCCGACCGGATCGTCATCGACCCCTCCGTCGTGCGCGGCCTCGGTTACTACACCGGCCCGGTCTTCGAGGCGGAGCTGACCTTCGAAATCCCCGACGAAAAGGGCCGTCCGCAACGCTTCGGCTCCGTCGCCGGGGGCGGGCGCTACGACGACCTCGTGACACGGTTCACCGGCCAGTCGGTGCCCGCCACCGGCGTCAGCATCGGCGTCGACCGCTTGCTGGCGGCATTGCGGGCCAAGGGCCGGCTGGGCGACACCGCCACCGGCCCCGTCATCGTCACCGTGATGGACCGCGACCGCATGTCAGACTACCAGACGATCTGTGCCGACCTGCGACGCGCCGGCATCCGGGCCGAGGTCTATCTGGGCAATCCCAGGAACTTCGGCAACCAACTCAAATACGCCGACCGGCGCGGTAGCCCCGCCGCCGTCATCCAGGGCTCCGACGAGGCGGCGCGGGGCGTCGTGCAGGTCAAGGACCTGATCCTCGGGGCCAAGCTGGCGCAGGATGCCACCGTCGAGGAGTGGAAGGAGAACCCCTCCCAGACCGAAGTGCGGATCGAGGACCTGCCCGCCTTCCTGCGGAACCTCATCGGATGA
- a CDS encoding SlyX family protein, with protein sequence MTELEERIAHLTRQVEDLSDVVARQAGEIATLERRVQMLMSRAAEAELQAGGSVPLGDERPPHW encoded by the coding sequence ATGACCGAACTGGAGGAACGCATCGCCCACCTGACGCGGCAGGTCGAGGATCTGTCCGACGTCGTGGCCCGTCAGGCGGGCGAGATCGCCACGCTGGAGCGCAGGGTCCAGATGCTGATGTCGCGGGCCGCCGAGGCCGAGCTGCAGGCCGGCGGGTCTGTGCCGCTGGGCGACGAACGCCCGCCGCATTGGTAG